One Vicia villosa cultivar HV-30 ecotype Madison, WI linkage group LG5, Vvil1.0, whole genome shotgun sequence genomic window, cctaaaagatatttggataatttatgtaaacccttcgaaaccccccaaaaccctcctacaatacaatttttgagttcccccattttatggggtttttggtgttatgaataaactcaaaccctccaaaaccctcctacccaaaatctttttatccttttcacccaattcctcctatttttcaaaaccctcccctcccttcccctccaaactcccaaacatagcctttgTGTTTGCATCATAGGTTTGTTAGCCAAAATTTGACATTTAAAGTTTAAGATTgaatttattgattttattgaaGTGTGAATTGAGGAGATTAGAAGATTTTTAAAGAGCTTAAAGTAGGTCGAAGATTTTTATGACTTAGGCATTTATGTCACTACCGCTATTCAGATCTCCTTTTTTTATTCATGACTTACATTGTATTTACTTTTGATTTCAAGTTAGAAATGTATATTCCATATTCTAAATTGAAGAGGATGTTAGAGTTAGTTGTGTTAATTATTATAGTTAGttaaaattttttaattgattatgaTCACTGCATAGAGTGTATCATTTATCATTATAACAATCATCTTATCAAAAGTGTATTTATCTTTtagtttatttctcttttttttaagcTCAACCATGTTTCTCAACAATCACtattaataaaaaacctaaatttataaaattaattaaatgtattTAACCTTTTATATTTCATGtacaatcaaaataaattttttattatcttaTTAATGTTTTGATATTTGATGAATCAATCATtcaatatttttgaaataaaaaattatattataaaatgaatattaattaatttaaaaattattaaccattatttataataatgattaagtttatgataattttttatttatttatagtacTGATTGGAGCAACTATGAATATCCTCAGTGGTAAAAACTACCTTCTGAGAATATGCCTTCGTCAAAACTAATGATGCCTTAATATTAATGCAATATTAAcatgattttggaaaaaaaaaaaatcaaattgataaCTATATTAGAAATCATGAGATTTTGGAATGAAAACTTTCCGTGAAAAATATTCACATTgggaataaaattaatttttaatttcctAGACTCACTTCTACTAAAAAAGAAAGTAGAAATTTTGGTGAAATTATTTAGGTTACTTCAAATGAATACATTTCCTTATTAGATTTCTAAAATATGATTAAAGAAtaacttttaatttaaaatacatttcacAATTAAAAATTCCGATgaattttacatttttaaaattaaaaatttacaattttttttattaaatatatttataaaagtaaaaaaaaaaacaaaacgagTCGACACAAACATTAAatctttaattaataaaaaagtaCTGACAAAACCGACATAATCATAAAAAGGCGGGATCAATTTTGTCACCCTTATAATACCTACCCAAAGAACAAAAATGTAAAAACCAAGTGTTATTTTTATGGCCGGTGCATATAAAGATAAAGATTACAATATTTTCAATacaccttttaaaaaaaatttaacatttatattTTTTGGATTGAAAAATTATAGTCTTTTTGACTCGCATGAAAATGATGATATacaaaaaccaaaaagaaaagaaaataaagggcaaAATGGAGAAAGTACAAAAAGTGACATTACtttgcatgtgatgataatagcATTATATATACTTGTGATTTCATCTTTTTTATCATTTCAATTTTcattcattctttaaaaaaaacccAATCCACTCTTTTTCTTCTCTCTGCAACTGAATATTCCTTTTCTTCCCTATAAAttcatcacaaatttcacacACATTACACCAATTTCACTATCAATTTACCCTTTCTCAATTTCAAATTCGAGATTAATCGGTTAAAAGAGGGAGAACAAGATTTGATCTTTGAATCAGGGGTATTTTCGGTATGAGACTAAACGGAGAATTTTCGAGcggcgaagaagaagaagaagtaatGGAGAAATCTGAGGTCGGTACGACGCCGTTTTTGGGACAGAAGATTGTTGTTGGCTATGCTTTAACGGCTAAGAAGAAGAAAAGCTTTCTTCAGCCCAATTTCATTTCTCTTGCAAGGTATTTTCAatcttcaattttttaattttcactttttttatttattttatttttatatttcatgTGTTGCACGTTTTGGTTCTTATTTTTTAAAGTGGCTTTGGTAGTGGTGGGGTTCATAGTCACTCATagtgttttttaattttctttttttgttattgttcTTTTAAATTTCTTGTTAATATACCAATTTGATTTTTGATCAAGCTTCAATTGTTTCACCAGAATCCTGACACTGACACGTCGACACgataaaactttttaaaaaatagataaattaaaCGAAATCACACGTGataaaactttataaaaaatagataaattaaacgtaatcacacGTGTTGGTCGGAATCACTTTCAACTATCCTGACACATTTGGACATCGAAAcacttttttcagaggtgtcagaGTTTCTTTGAAATTTAATGTAGTGAGAATCAGATGAACAAATCTTGATTACTGTGACTGAAAATTAAATGTAATGCAGGAGCAAAGGCATATACTTTGTTTCCATTGATGTGAACAAGCCACTGCCAGAACAAGGTCCATTTGATATTGTCTTGCATAAGGTTTGTGAATGTCGCGTTTATCGTTTTTATGTTCGAAGTTCTTCGTAGGTGTTGTACTTATGTTTTTACTGAATTTGTAGCTCAGTGGCACACTAATATCTGACTGGTTATTTGTTCTTTTCAGTTGTCGGGAGAGGAATGGCGTGATATGATCGAGGTTTGTTAACTCACACACTTCAACTCTCTTTCACATTGTGTACATGTAATGTAATCTTGAGTtgttttaatttctctttttcgTATTATAACATTCATGGCATTGTATGAAATCGTTAGTATCATTAGTTTGGGAGTCGAGTATGACATGAAGGTGATTGGCTGGACAACCTCATCTTCTGGATACTCCAAAACCTATTATTGTCTCGCATAACTTCCAGAGTTCTTGCTCTCCTCATCATGAATCATGATCGGATAGTTGAAATCGGTCCCCCAATATTCAATCATGTGAGGATTTACTTTTGTGCTTAATCTAAATAATTTGGTTAGGCATTGATAATTTTATCGATAAATAGGTATAATGATGGCTGCATCGGACGGAAGAGATAGCTTTTGAAACATAGTTTTTTAATGATTAAGTACACAGGGAATATGGTAAACCTCTTCAGAAATTTGACTTAATATGAAATTCTATCTTTTATTCTATTCTGCTTcctggatagaacattatggctaACGTTCATCCATGTAGCCaaccccacttagtgggataaggcttggttgttgttgttgttgttgttgttgttgttgtcgtcgtCTTAATAGGTTTGCTTGATAGTTCCATGAGACGATAAATTTCGATGTTGGTTTTAATATTTAACCTTTCTGCTAAATGTCCATAGCTCACCGAAAATATGTAAATTACTGATTAATGATTGCTTCATGGTTTATAAATTCTCCATAAAGTTTGTATTTTGATGATGCTGATTGGGCTTTTTCCCCTTTTCCATTATTGAAGGATTTCAGGCAAAAACATCCCGATGTAATTGTTCTTGATCCCCCTGATGCAATTCAACATTTACACAATCGCCAATCCATGCTTCAAGATGTGGTGGATCTAAACTTATCTGAGACCTACGGTAACTTATCTCCATCTGAAAGTTTTTGGGGTTGTGCATAATCTGTAATAAAAAGTATTATAAATTTCCGATCATTAGTATCATGCTCTTATATTGGGTTTCTTGCTCGATTATGTATTAAATACTGCTGTTTTTTAGGCAAGGTTGGCATCCCAAGTCAGCTAGTCATCACAAAAGACAAAGACTCGTCTACTATCCCTTATGAAGTCACCAAAGCTGGGTTGAAGTTGCCATTAGGTatttatgtttgtttttgtttcccGTGTCTTTATTTCTAGAATTTATCTGGTTATTACTCACTATATCAGCTACTATTGGTACCTATTCAATAAACCAAACATCGATGGGTTCTGAATGACTATAGCTCAAAACAGTGTTGTTATTCCATTGGATATTCTGTTTTGATGTTGTTTTATTAGCCAAAGATTGTTTGAACTATTTAGTCATTTGACTTGTGCATTTTCATGGTTGTTCTGATTATCCTGAATGGGCTGTTTCAAATATATTGTCATATCTCTTAAGTGTATTGAAGTGTTTTTTTTACCTTCGAATTTTCAGTTGCGAAACCTTTAGTTGTGGATGGCACTGCAAAGTCACATGAACTATATCTTGCTTATGATGAGTTCTCTCTTTCAGAGCTTGAACCTCCTCTGGTTCTACAAGAGTTTGTGAATCATGGTGTGTGATCTGATTTATACTCCATTATCATTCTGTGTGTTAACTTaacctttttgtttatttaaaatcTCGATTTTCTTACTCTTTATTTTGGACATTGAAGGCGGTCTTCTCTTTAAAATCTATATTGTTGGGGAAAGCATAAAGGTTGTGAGGCGTTTCTCTCTTCCTAATATCAGTAAACGCGAGCTATCAAAAGTCGCAGGTGTATACCGATTTCCCAGAGTTTCATGTGCAGCAGCTTCTGCAGATGATGCTGATCTAGATCCTAGTATTGCCGGTGAGATTCCATAAATTTCCCCTCTCCCACCACCACCGTAAAATGCAACATTTCAACTTACTCACACACTTTTTTTACAGAACACCCACCAAGATCTTTGTTGGAAAAGCTTGCAAAGGAGCTTCGACATAGATTGGTATCACATTTATTTACTCAACTTTCTTTCCCAACCGTTTTTCATTCCTAGATGTTGTACTAATACTGAATCGTAACACCATTTATAGGGACTTCGTATGTTCAACGTAGATATGATTCGGGAATACGGGACCAAGGATGTTTTTTATGTCATTGACATCAACTACTTTCCAGGCAAGTATAACTTATCCGCAATCCATGGTTTCTGAcataaatcaaatttttatatgtttttaactTTTTGTTTTACGGTTTTACCTACTGCAGGGTTCGGAAAAATGCCAAACTACGAGCCTGTATTTACGGATTTTCTACTAAACCTAGTGCAGAACAAGTGTAAGAAGAAACTTACTGCCTAAAGCCAGAAAAGCCAGAAAAGTTAGAAGGAAAGGTCGCGTTTAACAGAATATTTTCTGTTTTCTTTTCAGTTCTTGTTAATTAATACAAAAATatcagtttttattttatttcttcaaatatttttatgaagGAAGTGACGAAGACAACATTTCTGTGATGTTTTCATTGTTTTCTTTGCAAATATTTAAAggataagaaataaaataaaaaagtgataTTTTTGATTAGTATTAAcaaaaacaagaaataaaaacaataaagcatTATTTTTGCTAAATAGATGATTAGATTAGACAAATGAATAGAATGTTGATGATTAGTGGCTTTCTTGAAAGTTGAAGAACAAATCAATATACTGTTTAACAAGTTTGTCTACAAATTGGCATGGAATGTCAATGAAGCTTAGCTGCCAAAATATTCGAAAGGGTGGAATGTGTTTTGTCTAATCTCTATGTATATCACTCGACCAAAAGTGCTTTTGTTGGGAGTTTTATGCTTGTGCAGATTAGTAGTTCAAATTTTATATGGTAAATAAGAAGATTCATGTTTCATTTGAGAATTCCTACTGTCTTTAAGTGAAGAATAAATATATGAATGCCATATGAAATAATGGCATAAATATTCTGAATTTGAATTTGCCGCTGTCACTGTCTTTACGAAGTCACTCCGTCAAGATTTTGTTGGCTGTTAGATTTTGATCTGATGATCAGAAACAGTAGAATTTTACAACTCCAAAAATAACAAGCTTTAATCAAGACCATTTGATCAGATGGCTACCATTGAATGACATCGCTCATTTTTGACAATATGTTGATAAGTGAAGCAGGCAGGACCATGCAGATCTCAGCTTCAAACTTAATCTTAGTAACATGTTTTACTTTTAGGATATATGGTTCTTTCTCACCAAATACCAGTTGATTCCTATTTTACCAAAGGGGATGTAGAGAAGGCTTGAATGATATATgcaatataattttgtaatgattgtTTAATCAACCCCACCCAACTTTCATAATTAAAACCTGTTAAAATCACCCAGGTCCTTGATTCACATTCCATCAATCTTAAGGATGACGAAAAATACTTCATTTCATAGAACTTGGGTAGagctagaattttttttatttggcaAACAGATTTTCTTCGTAGCTAGGTTCAACAACCAATTaagaatagtttttttttttttaaccatTTGTCATTTTTTATCTAATTTCAGAAGCTGTAAAAATGGCTAGCCCATGAGGGCCGATTTGTCAGGTCCATAAAAAAGGCTAGCCCATGAGGGCCGATTTGCCAGGTCCGATAAATGATAGGGTTTAAGATTTAAAATTGATAATTTCTCATTGCACCCTTGTTTAATGGGGAATATCTCTGAAAATTTCAAAATGTCCTTAGGTGAATTTGGAGATACATCTTATGACGCaccaaatatcatttttttgcttaaatttaattcggagatgcatctctgaatacACCTCAAAGATAAATTTGCAATTGCATCTCTGAACTGTGTGGAgttaatttggagatgcatctccgaattattgCTTGTTTGTTTTTTCAGAACTAGTTTACTAAGATTTTGTtgttttcaatccaaactaatttTAATTCGATTAAAATTGCCGTTATTTATTTTAGCgattaataaaaatgaatattatAGAACTCTATAATGCGTTAACATAACATATTATTATAGAAATAGAATATAGTAGTATAACAATTGATCTTCAAGTcgatgaaaaataaacaaaatacaataaaaaGCATAATCTATTGAGTATGCATGATCCTAACACCCCGACTCCTCTTCTGCCTACGGTAACCCAAGGCATTTCGTGCCCCGGTAAGGATGGAATGTGCTAGCGAAACCACTTCATTGTCACCTCTCTCAAACAACCCAGAGTCAATGCCTTCACGTGTAATCCGCATAATATTCTGACAAATCAGCAAGGCATCAATGGCATGATCATCTCTGGACGTCAAAGAGCGTCTTGTGTCAAGTAAGGGTGTGACATGTTAGAGAACTAAGTCATGTAATCCTCAACATAACTCCACTAAGACGTGGCTTCATGACTCCGATACTCCACCGGTACCAGACGACTCTCAAAATCTGCCAGAATGTCATCCAGTTCTCTGCGGATAATATTGATTGGAGCAGCTTGAAGGGGGACCTTAGAATGATATGCACGTATCCAAACTGTCGCATGCATCGCTCGGGCAGATACCTACACATGATATTAGTCTCACATGCCAACCATCTAGAGTATAAGGAAATATGGTCAAATGAAATTCTTTCCCGGTGAGTACTCTATGACATCCAGACGACGTCATCATGCTGAGTCCGATCAATATACACACGAAATAGTAATATAACATTATTCCCTCTACTAAGGATAAACTGACAAGCAACTGGATAATCATCAGTATACAACGAGTCACATTTATACTTGTGATTGCAGTGATAGTGGGAAATGATCCATCTCTGAAAAtgaataagaataaaaatattagtaacaagtGTGAAAAAAGTTGTTTGTAACTTAATAGAGGGATTTGGAAATTACCGTAAGCAGGATGCATGAGCTTGTCATTTGCTTTGTCATCCATTTACAACCTTCGCTTAGATTGGAGTATAGGTAGATCAAGCATGCGACACCTTAATTCTACCCGTGAATGAAATCCAAGTCAATGAAATATTTGAGGTAAGCCACATccacgtaggttgcacttttgtccacaaacatgGACCTGTCTACCAAAAACATGAAGAAACGCCTCAGGGCACACTCCATGTGGTAGGCAACCCAAAGATCATCAACGTTCAGGTTTCTGGCTACATCTAAGTTGTTGTGATACAACTCAGCCAACCAAGAAAACTTGGCATGTGCAACCCTTGTGCTTCTGCACTACTCAAATGCTTCCTTAAGGTCAACTCCCAAATAAGCCACCATCATATCAACTGCATCGGCCATGCTGATCTTAGAAATATTAAGCAACCTTCCTCTGATGGGAAGGTATTAGAGGCAAGCAACATCATCCAATGTAATAGTCATCTCGCCGATGTACAAGTGGAAAAATGACGTTTCACTATGCCATCATTTAGTAAATGCAGCCTGCATGCCATGGGTGACAGTGGTGTACCCGGAAGCACAAAGACTTGCAAGCCTGGAGTTTTGGAGTACATTTTGGAACCACTCATCTCCAAGCTATAAAGATTGTGAATATTTCTTGCATGATTCATAGACTTTAGACATTCACATTCctgttgaaaataaaacaaaatagtcACAGTCGAgttgaatttaattaaaaaataaaaaataacaccaCTAAAAAATATACCTCTCCGTCCCATACATGCGGAGCCACATGCTCACTAAAGTATATCAGTAAAGAAGTGTTCTTGGGCCCTCTTGGAAAAAGGGTCTTTAAGTGGGGCATCCTCAACTACTAGGACCTGTGGTGCAACTAGGGCATCCTCATCATGGTGTCCATGACTCTGGGATCCAACCCCCGTGATAGTCAACTCCTAAAGTTtgaatcctctgtatcatgaggCAGAGGGGGGGACGACTCTAGCCTATTCATGCTGACGAGCCCTCTCGCGACGGACATGCATGATTAGGGTGGGTCGCTTGAGTCTCAACCTTTCGTTGTTTTCAACCATTGtcctagaaaaaaaattaataaacgaTATTAGTATATAAGGAAGGAAAgtcttcagagatgcatctcaaCTTGCAGCAAAACACTTCAGAGAAGTCGGGAGTGGTGCGAGGCTCTACAAATTTCTCCGAAACATTCCCATCAATATATGGATACACCACATATGAAGGCTTATCTTTATCATTTGGATAATGAATATAATCATGGGAAAGTTGTGTCTTAAAAATCCTATAACGCTCACCATAATATGTAAGCATTTTCTTTTTCACGATACTATCCTTTGGAATAACAATAAACACTTCATATATTTACATAATACAATTGTTAttagtattaaacaaaaaataaatgatCATACATACTTATAAAACAAatcataaaattcaaaataaataccaCAACATCATCCCACATGGTGTCTTTCAAATCCTTGTCAACTTTGTGCCAACTATTTATCAAAATACTCACTTTACTTCTACCTTGTAACGCAATATAACCCATAAAATCATCAACATTTTTACCATAAGCCGTGCCCGTTCCTATATCAACTGTAACCAGGTAGCGGACACCACTTTCGTGGGCTTTTTTCACCTAGGTATACATCGTGCACCTCTAGCTTTTCTTTTACGTTTTATATTAAAAGAGGTTGCAACAGACGCTGTATGAGAGGTGCTTGTCGAATCATCCATGACTATCAAAAGACTAATTAACTAACGTTTCAGTGAAAAACAAAATGATATATTGGATGATTTTTGATGAGAGTGAGAAACTACTTCAGTAATATAAACCATTTCAGTGTTATAAACCTCAAACGTGATAAAGAAGAACAAATGTACAAGTGATATAAACCATTTCAGTGATATAAACCTCAAACATGATAAAGAAGAACAAACATACAAGTGATATAAACCATTTCAATGATATAAACCTCAAATGTGATAAAGAAGAACAAACATACAAGTGATATAAACCATTTCAATGATACAAACCTCAAACGTGATAAAGAAGAAAAAGCGTACATGTGATATAAACCATTTTAGTGATATATAAATACCTCAAATGAGTTTTGCTTGAAATAGAGATGATGTTCGAGTTTTGATGAATATTTGTTGTAAGAGTTTTGATGAGAGTGACGATGAAAATCGTCTAGGGTTTTTGCGAAGAGGATGACAAAATGAGCGTTGATAGGTAAATAAAAAGTTAGAAACTAGCTAGTAGTCTGAAATAGTTCATGCAAAATATGTGACatgttaattttatataaaaatataaaatataataaaaatattataaaaatattgaatatatcataatttatttaaaagatatGTCATGttggtttttttaatgaaaatcgaGGGAATTGAATatatacaataaaaaaattaaaatgggcTTTTGAAatagaaatttgaaaatattgatgCAAAATATATTGCCTCTCAGTTGGACCAAGTAATCGAggttaataatgataaaaaatggaaaaaattaacaaaaaaaaggaATCTAGAAAGGCGCCAAGAGAGAAATATTAATTAAaccattgaaaaaaaaattaaaatgtagtGAGTGGGATTCGAAGCAAGCTCCCTTATAGTTATTTTcccttgtttttttaaaaaccaagggaaaatgttgattttttaaaaaataaaacaaggcGCTCCCAGGACATATACCCTCAGTTTTCTATTGTTCGAGGTGAAAGATTCGTCATGAAAAGTGTTATTTGCAGTAGCGACGGTGCCACCAAAAAAAATCAGATTTATTATTGTGATCCACTCTTATTCCATCAAGGTATTAAGATTTCTAGAAAATTCTGGAGGATTCATCTGGTACAAATCTTGAATGTTCTAATTCCACGCCCTTGCTATGGAGGCTAAGGTCGTGGCTACTGAGTTTGCAACTAATGTCGTTGTTGGTGCATCACATGCATTAAACAATCATATTCTCTTCCCAAACATTGATCAAGTTTATCAGACTCAATATCTAGAATCATGACCGTTGAAGTCCTATGAATAGTCACATTCGCAATAACAAAAATGATTGACTACT contains:
- the LOC131601992 gene encoding inositol-tetrakisphosphate 1-kinase 4-like, which codes for MRLNGEFSSGEEEEEVMEKSEVGTTPFLGQKIVVGYALTAKKKKSFLQPNFISLARSKGIYFVSIDVNKPLPEQGPFDIVLHKLSGEEWRDMIEDFRQKHPDVIVLDPPDAIQHLHNRQSMLQDVVDLNLSETYGKVGIPSQLVITKDKDSSTIPYEVTKAGLKLPLVAKPLVVDGTAKSHELYLAYDEFSLSELEPPLVLQEFVNHGGLLFKIYIVGESIKVVRRFSLPNISKRELSKVAGVYRFPRVSCAAASADDADLDPSIAEHPPRSLLEKLAKELRHRLGLRMFNVDMIREYGTKDVFYVIDINYFPGFGKMPNYEPVFTDFLLNLVQNKCKKKLTA